The proteins below come from a single Oncorhynchus keta strain PuntledgeMale-10-30-2019 chromosome 1, Oket_V2, whole genome shotgun sequence genomic window:
- the LOC118374567 gene encoding heat shock protein beta-7-like — translation MALTSSSSSRSSSSSFRSSACYSSSSTYRSEESGGGAADPLFEPFLEAAGVGPQSLFGEEGDVAPLCLAPFSRHCKDSYGHPGPTSGTVTGRPASMGMVRSLGESYYMSADVSQFEPHDIVLMAYNHNIVIHAEKVLEDGSVSDTFTHKTLLPEDMDPLSVSGTLTPEGMLVVSVMRIPTMGVMEPPTPPAYRSEAHL, via the exons ATGGCTCTGACCAGCTCTTCATCCAGTCGTTCCTCCTCTTCTTCGTTCCGCTCGTCAGCCTGCTACAGCAGTTCCAGCACCTACCGGTCAGAGGAGTCTGGCGGTGGGGCGGCGGACCCCCTGTTTGAGCCTTTCCTGGAGGCAGCAGGGGTGGGACCCCAAAGCCTgtttggagaggagggggatgtggCCCCCCTGTGTCTGGCCCCCTTCAGCCGACACTGCAAAGACTCTTACGGGCACCCAG GCCCAACAAGTGGCACTGTGACAGGTCGTCCTGCCAGTATGGGCATGGTCAGATCGTTGGGGGAAAGTTATTACATGTCAGCTGACGTCAGTCAGTTTGAACCTCATGACATAGTGTTGATGGCCTACAACCACAACATAGTCATCCACGCTGAAAAG GTCTTGGAGGATGGGAGTGTCAGTGATACTTTTACCCATAAGACCCTGCTACCGGAGGACATGGACCCCCTGTCGGTCAGTGGCACACTGACCCCTGAGGGCATGCTGGTGGTCAGTGTCATGAGGATCCCCACTATGGGGGTTATGGAGCCTCCTACACCCCCTGCATACCGCTCTGAGGCACACCTCTGA